The following is a genomic window from Bacillus sp. FJAT-52991.
GGCGGCAGCCATTTCGGGAACGAGTAAGAACACGGTACAAGGAACAGCGGGGACAACAGAGGATATGATTAAATATTCTTGGAACTACGCGCTATTATTAGCGAAAGGACCATCTGAAGAGGCTCTCGTTCCGTCACCGCTTTATACTGGAATGGAAAAAGGAAGACTAACGAGAGTAGAGGAAATTACTCGTTGTCCGTCTGAAGTACAGGACAGTTTAATTAGTATGATGAGTGATAAAGTTTTAACAATACCAGAGTTAGGGGAAGAAGGTGTATTGTTCGCTGCACCAGGTTTTAATATCATCGCTACGGCCAATATTCGTGACAAAGGTGTCAATGAAATGAGTAGCGCTTTAAAACGCCGCTTTAACTTTGAAATCGTTTCACCAATTAAAGAATTAGCATTAGAAGTTCAAATTATTGAGAAGGAAGTTGAGAAATTAATCACGCAAGCAAATATAGATGTAGAACTGAACCGTGATTCGGCGCGTTTATTAGCAACCACTTTCCATGAGTTACGTGAAGGGCAAAGCGCTGATGGAAAGCGAATGGACCAACTGGAAGCCGTTATGAGTACAGCAGAGGCTGTGTCGGTTTATTTTCAAAGTGCGATGAGTGCGTATTACTATGATGACGGACATATGACGATGGATCGAGTCGTTCAAAATATGCTAGGCACTATAATAAAGGATCATGACGCAGATCGGAAGAAACTGAAAAACTACTTCTCTACAATTGTTAAAGATCGCAGTATGAAAGAGGGCGGATTATGGAACGAGTATTACAAGGCGAAGAAATGGATCAAATAAATGCTCTATATGATCAAGCATTAAATTATAACGGGAAAACGATCTATTTTCCCGTCCGTCATCATAGTCCAGCTTGTTCTTATCATTTGCAAAAAGTGATCAAAACGTATCAACCTGAAGTGATCTTAATTGAAGGACCAACGGATGCGAATAAATTGATTCCTTACCTTGTTCATGAAAACAATCAAGCTCCTTTTACGATTTATTATTCATATGCGGATCAAGAAGCATTATTGGATGACGAGAAAGGGAAGTATACATGTTATTACCCATTTTTAGACTATTCACCAGAGATTGTGGCGTTACGACAAGCGCAAAAGCTTGGTATTGAAGCGAAATTTATTGATTTACCCTATGAACAAATTTTACTGCATAGTGAACAAGGAAAAGGCATTCATGAAAAATACAGTAAGAAAAATTACAATGATGACTACTTATTTGACCGCAGTCGATTCATCCAATCACTTTGTCAGAAAGAGAATTGTCGTACCTTTAACGAGCTTTGGGAAAAATTATACGAAGTCGACGGTATTTATCAGTCAACAGAAGTATTTGTGAAAAACATGCTTGCGTATTGTTACTTATCACGACATGACTATACAGAAGAAATGCTTAAAGAGGAAGGCTGTTTAGCTCGAGAGCAATTCATGGCACAGGAAATTCAACAAGCAATGAATAAATATGAAAGGGTGCTTGTTGTAACTGGAGGCTTTCATACACCAGGTCTGATTGAATTACAGTCTGAACCACTTCCTAAGCTTTCATTAAAGAAGGTAAAAGAAAAGGATAAAGGTACATATTTAATGGCCTATACATATAAGGAATGCCATCAGCTTAATGGATATGCAAGCGGTATGCCTTATCCCTCCTATTACCAAACGGTGTGGAGACATATATCAAAAAGAACAAAGCAGCCATTTGAGGCGTCTGTTCAATATTATATAGCGAAGTTTGGCAAGAAATTAAGGGAAATAGAAGATGGTGTTTCAACGGCTGATTCAATAGAAGCAATGCGTATGGCAATTGGTTTAGCAGGGTTACGAGATAAGGTGGAATGTAGTCTTTATGAGCTGTTAGATGGAGTGAAAAGTGCATTTACGAAACATGAGCATCAGCAACCGCTACAAGCATTAGATCCGTTATTAGTTGGCCATCAGATTGGTCTCATTAAAGAAACACTCGATATGCCTCCGATTGTTACCGATTTTCAATCGATATGTAAAAAATATAAGCTGCACATTCAAACTGTGCAAAAGCAAGAAAAAGTGCTAGATCTTCTGAAAACAAAGTCTCATCGTGAAATTAGTCGTTTCTTTCACGCGATGGCTTACTTAAATACCGATTTCTGTTTCAAGAAGAAGGGACCCAATTATGTTAAACGCATGGATACGAACTTAGTTCGGGAAACGTGGGAGTACTGCTGGAATCCAACAGTTGAAACGGAATTGATTCAGCACTCTGTTTATGGTGGAACGATTAACGAAGCGGTATCTGAAAGGATTATGGATACAATTAAAAGAAATTCAAATGAAAGTAATGCGGCATGTGAACAGCTCGTATACGCCGCATTAATTGGGCTTGAGCCATTGATGAAAAAGGTTTTGCCAGCTGTTGAACAGATTATTCAACAAGACGGAGATTTTTACTCGCTCGTAGATGCCTGTCATCACCTTCATTTTCTCGTGAAAGAATCGTATTTATTTGATATCGAACAAAGTCCATATATAAAATCCTTGCTTATTCAAGCATTTCAAAAGGCTGTATCCTTAGTTACTGGAGTAGCGAACGTACCGAAAGACGATGAAAATCGCGCAGTAGAAGCAATGAAAGAGTTCTATACTTTAATCATCGATCGTGATTTGCCGTTACAGACAGAGTTATTTCTTGTACAACTGAAGGAAATTTTAGCAGCAAAAGAACAAAACCCTGCAATAGCTGGTGCAGTTGTTAGTATGTTAATTGGTTTAGAAGAATGGACGGAAGAGCAAGCGGTAGACAAAACGATGTCCTATTTGTTCGCCACTGGAGATGCGATCACAGAAGCGGCCGCCTTCTTAAAAGGCTTATTTTCCGTTTCGAGAGATATGATGTTGTCCAATCAAATGTTATTAGATGGGATTCAACATATGCTTGGTGAAATCAGTTATGACATGTTTTTAAACGTGTTGCCTGAGCTTCGATATGCCTTTAGCTCCTTCAATCCACTAGAAATCAATATGATTGCGACACGAGTGGCTCATTTACATGAAACAAACGTGGATTCGGTATTGGAGTCACAAGCCATTGATGAAGCGGTTATTCGCCATGCCAAAGCATTAGATGATGAAGCAAGACAACAATTACTTGATTGGGCCATATTAAAGTAGGGGGAGGTAATGATGACTACAGATAGAGAAACGTTGAATCGTTGGCGTCTTGTACTAGGGAGGTTTGCTGAACAGCAATTGCCTCTTGAAGATAACAGCGCTCGATTAAGGGAAATGGATGATGTGCTGGATTTTCTTTATAGTCGCGAATATGGTGAAGACGGTGAAGTTCGACAAAAGCAGGCTAGTCAAGGTTCTTCCGGTTTAACTGTACCGAAATGGATTACGAAAATCCGCAAGTTATTTCCGAAAGAAACAGTGGAAATTTTAGAAAAGCATGCTTTAAATGAATATGGTTTAGTTGAATTACTAACGGATAAGGAAACGTTAAAAAAGCTTGAGCCCAATATGCAATTACTTAAAAGTGTGCTTCAATGTAAGCATTTGTTAAAAGGAGAAGCGTTAGAAACAGCGAAGCAAATTGTTAAGAAAGTGGCTGAAGAAATTCGAGAGAAGCTTGAATCGGATGTGAAAGCAAGTCTCGTCGGTAAATTAAATCGTCATCGGCGTGGCTATGTAAAGTCTATTCGTAATTTAGACGTTAAACGAACCATTCAACTAAACTTGAAAAACTATGATCAAGAACATAAACGATTGGTTATCGATCAACTATATTTTAATTCAAGAGTGACGACGTTTAATAAATGGCGCGTTATCATTGCCGTAGATGAAAGCGGAAGTATGCTAGATTCTGTGATTCATAGTGCAATTATGGCAGGGATTTTTGCCAAACTGCCGATGTTAAAAACGAACTTAGTCATCTTTGATACAGAAGTGGTAGATTTATCTAATGATCTTGAAGATCCTGTGCAAACGTTAATGAGTATTCAGCTTGGCGGAGGGACTCATATCGCGAAAGCTCTTCGTTATTGTCGCGGTTTAATTGAAGAGCCTTATCGGACAATGGTTGTTTGTGTCACTGATTTAATGGAAGGATATGGGAAAAATTCAATGTACGCTGAGGCAAAAGCAATTCTTGATACGGGTGCCAAACTAATCCTATTGCCTGCTTTAGATTATCAAGCGGTTCCTGTTTACGATAAAGAAGCGGCTCAAGACTTGAAAAATATGGGGGCGGATGTCGCTGTACTTACACCGGAGGGATTGTCCAAATGGATTGCAACGGTCATATCGTAAATGAATGGAAAGATTTCATTCAATCCTGTGATGAAATCTTTTTGGTCAATAAAGCGAATAAAGGGTTGTATAAGAGGGCGTTAAAAGATATTGATAGTGGAATCACGGTCACAGCTGAACAAAAAGGTCATGATCTCGTTTGCCATCTTTCTGATGAAACCATTTGTTCGTTTACATTAGGGTTAACAGATTTTACATGCAGCTGTCCGTCGAAGAAAATATGTAAACATGTGTTAATGGCGATTATCGCTTTACAACAGACGATACATAGTGAACCTTCTGAGAAAGCCGAAATGATGGGTGATTTTACGTGGGTATTACAATATGATCTTGAAGAACTTCGAAAAAAACTGACGGAAAAACAATTCCATGACATCGTTTTTCGAGCGAAATTCGGCATTCAAGTAAAGGTTGAAGAACAAGAAAGCTTGACGATCGATTTTGGCGAGATGAACGAAAAGATTCGATTTTCGTCTAACCCATCATGGAGCTGGACGGTGTGCAGTTGCAAAGAGTCAGAGTTTTGTCCACATCGTGCCGAGGCGGTTATTCATTATCAATTGTTTAAAGAAGTGTTGAATGTTCAAGAATTAGAACAGTCGAGAGCCATAAATCTTTCTAATGACGTCATACAAGAGATACAAAACTTATTACAAGAAATGGTTATTACGGGGCTTGCAAAGCTTCCGTTCACGATAAGTAGTCGTATTGAACGTTTGGCCGTGCTTTGTCATAGTAATCAGTTGCCAAGATTAGAAAAGCAATTACGAAGTTTAAGTACACTTTTATCAAATTATTTATTAAAGAAAGCAACTGTATCACAACGAGCGATTCGCCAATTGATAACAAAAATCTACATAATGACTCAGGCACTTCAGTATTCAACTTCGCAATTGCTAAAAGAGCAGCTGATCGGTGAGCATCAGACGACCTATACAGAAATAAAAAACCTACATTTAATTGGTGTCGGGGCGAAACGCTGGCACACGAGTTCCGGTTATGAAGGAATTACAGCTTACTTTTTCAATGAATCGAAGCAATGTTGGTTCACATATTCGGCCATGCAGCCTACGTATTACAGTAGTGGAGAATCGATAAACAGCATTCAGCAATTTTATAAGAAAAAGGTCAATTGGGATATGAGTGCATCCTTAGATGATCTTTCAAGGCATACGTTTACGTTGCAAACATGCAAAATAAATGAGCAATATCGCCTTTCCTCTTCAGAACAAACGACTGGTATCATACTTGCTCGTACGAATGTGAACCATATTCATTTTGGTCGTTGTTCGTTTGACAATTGGAAGGCATTAAGGAACGTCTATGAAGCTCATCACTCATATAAATTAGTAGAAGAGAATAAAGAAGGGAATCTTTTCTTTTTTGACGTGCATGCATGGGGAGATAGTGAGTTTAATGAAGTCACCCAAACACTGCGTATTCCGATTTACGATAAAAATGAAGAAATGTTGATGGTGACGATTAAGTACAATCAAGATACAAAGTATTTAATTAAAGCATTGGAGAGGCTAACTCGAAACAATCGTTTACATCATGCCTTATTAGGCCAATTGTATAAAGTAGATGGAGAGTTTCGAGTAGAACCAATTACATTGTATAGCTCTGATGGTGAAATAACGAACATCACATTAGAATAGGGGGAAATGAATGAGTCAAATAACCATTGAGTCCGCGGTGATGGAACTAGAGGAATTTCTAGATGACGTTTGCTTAAGCGGGTGTCATTTGATTCCTTCCTACCGCATGGATCACATGAAAAGCTTAGCGAGCTCTTGTCATGAGCTAGGGTTACAGCTTGCCGAACAAACGTTACACAAGATGATCGATGAAATTGCTAAAAAGAATAATCAGCTTCAGTTTGATTACGAAGCTTTCATTCACCACTATTTTACTTTGAGTGGGTATGTGGAGATTATTAAAACTAAATTATGATTTGTTGAAAAAGATGATATGGTCATAAAAATATTATTCTTTTATCTAAATGATTATAGAAGAATTCAAAAAACTGGAAATGTATCGAGCGAAACCATCAGACATTATGTTGAAAGTCAAAAAACAAGGGGGTGAATACGATGGCAAAGTCAAGCTATGTATTAACGCTACGTTTAAAAACAGAACCGTTTCAAGAAGATACGTTAGATAAGCGATTTGAAATTTCTCGTAAGATGTACAACGCTTGTGTCAATGAATTATATAAGCGTTATCGAACGATGCAACAATCGAAGAAATACCAGAAAGTCCAAAAGATGAAAAAAGGAAAGGAACGCAACGTTTTATTCGCTGAGTTGAATACGCAGTTTGGTTTGACAGAGTATTCCATCCATGCTTTTTTAACACCTATGAATCAGCGTTTTTCTACTAATATAGATTCACAAGCTGGTCAAAAACTAGGCACAAGAGCTTTTCAAGCATTTAAAAAAGTCATGCTTGGAGAAGCGAAAAAAGTATATTTTAAACGGTATGGTGAAATGACATCCGTAGAAGGGAAATCCAATAAAACAGGTATCCGTTTCGTAGAAAATAGGCTTGTTTGGAAAGGTTTATCTATCCCTGTTATTATTCGTCATCGAGATGTGTACGCACATTTAGCCCTACAAGATCGAGTGAAATATGTTCG
Proteins encoded in this region:
- a CDS encoding AAA family ATPase gives rise to the protein MKNQKMLKLPPERQYENELLALKENDKGAKPENWELSPKAVRTFILGSDQPLAYNGEEVTIQKKFFGDDALIERCIITLAGNRGLLLAGEPGTAKTMLSELLAAAISGTSKNTVQGTAGTTEDMIKYSWNYALLLAKGPSEEALVPSPLYTGMEKGRLTRVEEITRCPSEVQDSLISMMSDKVLTIPELGEEGVLFAAPGFNIIATANIRDKGVNEMSSALKRRFNFEIVSPIKELALEVQIIEKEVEKLITQANIDVELNRDSARLLATTFHELREGQSADGKRMDQLEAVMSTAEAVSVYFQSAMSAYYYDDGHMTMDRVVQNMLGTIIKDHDADRKKLKNYFSTIVKDRSMKEGGLWNEYYKAKKWIK
- a CDS encoding DUF5682 family protein — translated: MERVLQGEEMDQINALYDQALNYNGKTIYFPVRHHSPACSYHLQKVIKTYQPEVILIEGPTDANKLIPYLVHENNQAPFTIYYSYADQEALLDDEKGKYTCYYPFLDYSPEIVALRQAQKLGIEAKFIDLPYEQILLHSEQGKGIHEKYSKKNYNDDYLFDRSRFIQSLCQKENCRTFNELWEKLYEVDGIYQSTEVFVKNMLAYCYLSRHDYTEEMLKEEGCLAREQFMAQEIQQAMNKYERVLVVTGGFHTPGLIELQSEPLPKLSLKKVKEKDKGTYLMAYTYKECHQLNGYASGMPYPSYYQTVWRHISKRTKQPFEASVQYYIAKFGKKLREIEDGVSTADSIEAMRMAIGLAGLRDKVECSLYELLDGVKSAFTKHEHQQPLQALDPLLVGHQIGLIKETLDMPPIVTDFQSICKKYKLHIQTVQKQEKVLDLLKTKSHREISRFFHAMAYLNTDFCFKKKGPNYVKRMDTNLVRETWEYCWNPTVETELIQHSVYGGTINEAVSERIMDTIKRNSNESNAACEQLVYAALIGLEPLMKKVLPAVEQIIQQDGDFYSLVDACHHLHFLVKESYLFDIEQSPYIKSLLIQAFQKAVSLVTGVANVPKDDENRAVEAMKEFYTLIIDRDLPLQTELFLVQLKEILAAKEQNPAIAGAVVSMLIGLEEWTEEQAVDKTMSYLFATGDAITEAAAFLKGLFSVSRDMMLSNQMLLDGIQHMLGEISYDMFLNVLPELRYAFSSFNPLEINMIATRVAHLHETNVDSVLESQAIDEAVIRHAKALDDEARQQLLDWAILK
- a CDS encoding VWA domain-containing protein, with the protein product MTTDRETLNRWRLVLGRFAEQQLPLEDNSARLREMDDVLDFLYSREYGEDGEVRQKQASQGSSGLTVPKWITKIRKLFPKETVEILEKHALNEYGLVELLTDKETLKKLEPNMQLLKSVLQCKHLLKGEALETAKQIVKKVAEEIREKLESDVKASLVGKLNRHRRGYVKSIRNLDVKRTIQLNLKNYDQEHKRLVIDQLYFNSRVTTFNKWRVIIAVDESGSMLDSVIHSAIMAGIFAKLPMLKTNLVIFDTEVVDLSNDLEDPVQTLMSIQLGGGTHIAKALRYCRGLIEEPYRTMVVCVTDLMEGYGKNSMYAEAKAILDTGAKLILLPALDYQAVPVYDKEAAQDLKNMGADVAVLTPEGLSKWIATVIS
- a CDS encoding SWIM zinc finger family protein, producing MDCNGHIVNEWKDFIQSCDEIFLVNKANKGLYKRALKDIDSGITVTAEQKGHDLVCHLSDETICSFTLGLTDFTCSCPSKKICKHVLMAIIALQQTIHSEPSEKAEMMGDFTWVLQYDLEELRKKLTEKQFHDIVFRAKFGIQVKVEEQESLTIDFGEMNEKIRFSSNPSWSWTVCSCKESEFCPHRAEAVIHYQLFKEVLNVQELEQSRAINLSNDVIQEIQNLLQEMVITGLAKLPFTISSRIERLAVLCHSNQLPRLEKQLRSLSTLLSNYLLKKATVSQRAIRQLITKIYIMTQALQYSTSQLLKEQLIGEHQTTYTEIKNLHLIGVGAKRWHTSSGYEGITAYFFNESKQCWFTYSAMQPTYYSSGESINSIQQFYKKKVNWDMSASLDDLSRHTFTLQTCKINEQYRLSSSEQTTGIILARTNVNHIHFGRCSFDNWKALRNVYEAHHSYKLVEENKEGNLFFFDVHAWGDSEFNEVTQTLRIPIYDKNEEMLMVTIKYNQDTKYLIKALERLTRNNRLHHALLGQLYKVDGEFRVEPITLYSSDGEITNITLE